The proteins below are encoded in one region of Apium graveolens cultivar Ventura chromosome 4, ASM990537v1, whole genome shotgun sequence:
- the LOC141718518 gene encoding uncharacterized protein LOC141718518 yields MTADLDIRLKVSSSESGRENNVGPSDEVDGIMVHDMNETDGSCDIIMDSHVRGLERISDIHPKLMALQYPCYFLMVVTNFIKQIQFGKVDSVSEKKGNFDVVRLLIGDDLSCSYDTASGWPCLPQNFQDALVVCRFIGHPDIFHTMTKSPLCDEVVQMMKLLPQCSPQNLPDMMNLQENVDNFISAEIPDPEVDPFSYPTVTKFMLHGPYGKEWPRSPCMKQFKCMRYCESTTFDQSGFPIYRRRKTNITVRRGKVDLDNQWVVPYNRDLLVKYQCHINVKIYAHARSLKYLFKYFLKGHERATVEIRGQKRKLSIGEGMDEYKDEIQSYFDGRYICGCEAVYRLFRFNIHYRCLVVEQISFHLQGRKPCTFRANEPLAKVLNQCFEIGFPDQIRQLFVHILLNCKVTDLNALWNGHWVDMVDDLMKKQREITEVHNILKSIVRSLEDYTQLPQPPHSYLDCLEIYNGVMQSVNKGEGGMFFVYGGGGCGKTFLWRTIIAKLMSRCNIILPVASSGIAETLMPRGRTAHSRFKIPIILDEHSMCSISHVLNIDELIKRTNLIIWDKAPMQHRYSFECVDQSLRDILKAVDP; encoded by the exons ATGACGGCAGATTTGGATATTAGGCTGAAGGTTTCTAGCTCTGAGAGTGGGCGGGAAAATAATGTTGGGCCTTCTGATGAGGTGGATGGGATTATGGTCCATGACATGAATGAAACTGATGGGTCTTGTGATATTATAATGGACTCTCATGTTAGAGGACTCGAGAGGATATCTGACATTCATCCTAAGCTCATGGCTTTGCAATACCCCTGCTATTTCCTCATGGTTGTGACGAATTTCATAAAACAAATACAGTTTGGCAAGGTGGATAGTGTGTCAGAGAAAAAAG GAAATTTTGATGTTGTGCGTCTGCTGATTGGTGATGATTTGAGTTGTAGCTATGACACCGCGTCTGGGTGGCCGTGTTTACCA CAAAACTTCCAGGATGCCCTTGTTGTTTGTCGTTTTATAGGACATCCCGATATTTTTCATACAATGACTAAAAGTCCATTATGCGATGAAGTTGTTCAAATGATGAAGCTGTTGCCCCAGTGCTCTCCGCAGAACTTGCCTGATATGATG AATCTGCAGGAAAATGTTGATAATTTTATTTCCGCGGAAATTCCTGATCCAGAGGTGGATCCTTTTAGCTATCCTACAGTGACAAAATTCATGCTGCATGGACCTTATGGGAAAGAGTGGCCAAGATCTCCATGCATGAAACAGTTTAAGTGCATGAG GTACTGTGAGTCGACCACGTTTGACCAGTCAGGGTTCCCCATCTATAGGCGAAGGAAAACAAATATAACAGTGAGGCGGGGGAAAGTTGATTTAGATAACCAATGGGTTGTTCCTTACAACCGTGATCTTTTGGTCAAATATCAGTGTCATATTAATGTCAAAATCTATGCTCATGCCCGTAGTCTTAAATACCTTTTCAAGTATTTCCTTAAAGGTCATGAGAGGGCGACGGTGGAAATTAGAGGGCAGAAAAGAAAGTTGAGCATTGGAGAGGGGATGGATGAGTATAAGGATGAGATACAGTCATACTTTGATGGAAGATACATATGTGGGTGTGAAGCTGTGTACAGGTTGTTTAGGTTCAATATTCATTACAGGTGTCTTGTAGTTGAGCAGATTTCATTTCATTTGCAGGGTAGAAAACCGTGTACGTTTCGTGCCAATGAGCCATTGGCAAAG GTTCTCAACCAGTGTTTTGAAATCGGATTTCCCGATCAAATCCGTCAGTTGTTTGTACACATTTTGCTTAACTGCAAGGTGACTGATCTGAATGCTCTATGGAATGGTCACTGGGTCGATATGGTTGATGACCTTATGAAGAAACAGCGAGAGATAACAG AGGTCCACAATATTTTGAAGAGCATTGTGAGGTCCCTTGAGGATTACACTCAATTGCCACAGCCGCCGCATAGTTATTTGGATTGT CTTGAGATCTACAACGGTGTCATGCAGTCAGTTAACAAGGGGGAAGGGGGCATGTTTTTTGTATATGGTGGTGGAGGTTGTGGTAAAACCTTCTTGTGGAGAACAATTATTGCCAAACTAATGTCTCGCTGTAATATTATTCTTCCAGTAGCCTCATCTGGGATAGCGGAAACTCTAATGCCTAGAGGTCGGACCGCGCATTCAAGATTTAAAATTCCTATTATTCTTGATGAGCATTCTATGTGCTCGATATCTCATGTGTTAAATATAGACGAGTTGATAAAGAGAACCAATCTGATTATTTGGGATAAGGCGCCAATGCAACATCGTTACTCTTTTGAGTGTGTTGATCAATCACTCAGGGATATTCTGAAGGCTGTAGATCCATGA
- the LOC141718517 gene encoding uncharacterized protein LOC141718517: MPFGGIIVVLGGDFRQILPVIIRASCGKIIYSSITRSKLWKIVRVFKLKHNMRLNRGNNLEDVQSLRDFAAWVLDVSDGKMGTPNRRTDGEGGDDIFVPKSFCHLGSKITVKSMMENAFSNFTQHYQDPDYLSERAILAPTNQTVGRVSSLIVEKIPG; encoded by the coding sequence ATGCCATTTGGAGGGATTATAGTTGTCCTTGGTGGTGATTTCCGCCAGATTCTGCCAGTTATTATACGAGCATCGTGTGGTAAAATTATTTATTCATCAATAACAAGATCAAAGCTTTGGAAGATTGTGAGGGTGTTCAAGCTCAAGCATAACATGAGGCTGAACAGAGGAAACAATTTGGAAGACGTACAGAGTTTAAGAGATTTTGCAGCGTGGGTTTTGGATGTAAGTGATGGGAAAATGGGGACACCAAATAGAAGAACTGATGGTGAAGGTGGAGATGATATTTTTGTTCCAAAAAGCTTTTGCCACTTAGGTTCCAAAATTACTGTTAAGAGTATGATGGAAAATGCATTCTCAAATTTCACGCAGCATTATCAGGATCCAGACTACTTAAGTGAGAGAGCAATATTAGCTCCTACAAATCAAACGGTTGGTCGTGTTAGCAGTCTTATTGTAGAGAAGATTCCAGGTTAG